In a genomic window of Alphaproteobacteria bacterium:
- the recN gene encoding DNA repair protein RecN: MLTHLQINDVVLIEKLKIEFKSGLCALTGETGAGKSILLDSLGLALGARAETGLIRKGAEQASVTAVFRISENHPAVKILQDAEIECEEGDLILRRVIGSAGKSRAFINDQPVSLNLLRTLGQTLVEIHGQFDNHGLISPQTHRAILDDYAGIGPDVANLWTAWKDERETLEEMKASVARARAEESFLRAALEDLDALEPRTGEEGTLSILRERLMHREQVLEALNAAHELLNGENDPVRRAWSLLDRVSDKIGGELQKAMESLDRGLNEIQEAAAVIRDLSEELQDSDHDLAAIDERLFALRAQARKHNSQPDELPQVRESLARRLSMIGQGEDSLAAQERAVEAARKSYIAEARKISARRWKFAAELNARVQRELAPLKLEKARFVTSIETLEESDWGPHGLDRIAFLVATNPGADPGPLHKIASGGEMSRFMLALKVVSAQAGSTHSFIFDEVDTGIGGGTADAVGERLSRLAKEKQVLVVTHAPQIAARAKHHWVVEKSGDETVSTTITPLESRAQRAEEIARMLAGAVITPEARAAAESLLRTGTD; the protein is encoded by the coding sequence ATGCTGACCCATCTGCAGATTAACGATGTGGTCCTGATTGAAAAACTCAAGATTGAGTTTAAAAGCGGCCTCTGCGCGCTGACGGGCGAGACAGGTGCAGGAAAATCCATCCTCCTGGATTCTCTGGGGCTGGCCCTCGGCGCCCGCGCCGAAACCGGATTGATCCGCAAGGGCGCGGAGCAGGCCTCCGTGACGGCGGTCTTCAGAATCTCGGAAAATCATCCGGCTGTGAAAATCCTTCAGGATGCGGAAATCGAATGCGAGGAGGGCGACTTGATCCTCCGCCGTGTGATCGGCAGCGCCGGAAAAAGCCGCGCCTTCATCAACGACCAGCCCGTCAGCCTCAATCTTCTCCGCACCCTCGGCCAGACCCTCGTCGAAATCCATGGTCAATTCGACAATCACGGGCTTATCAGCCCGCAAACCCACCGCGCCATCCTCGATGATTATGCGGGCATAGGCCCGGACGTGGCCAATCTCTGGACCGCCTGGAAAGATGAACGCGAAACGCTTGAGGAGATGAAAGCTTCGGTCGCCCGCGCCCGTGCCGAGGAATCCTTTCTCCGCGCCGCGCTCGAAGACCTCGACGCGCTCGAACCGCGTACAGGCGAGGAGGGGACGCTCAGCATCCTGCGCGAACGCCTCATGCACCGCGAGCAGGTACTCGAAGCCCTCAACGCCGCACATGAACTTCTGAACGGCGAAAACGACCCCGTCCGCCGCGCCTGGAGCCTGCTGGACCGCGTCTCCGATAAGATCGGCGGCGAGTTGCAAAAGGCGATGGAATCCCTCGACCGCGGCTTAAACGAAATTCAGGAGGCCGCTGCGGTCATCCGCGACCTGTCCGAGGAGTTACAGGACTCCGACCACGATCTCGCCGCCATCGACGAACGCCTGTTCGCACTGCGGGCGCAGGCGCGTAAACATAATAGCCAGCCCGACGAGTTGCCGCAGGTCCGCGAATCTCTCGCCCGCAGACTGTCGATGATCGGGCAGGGCGAAGACAGCCTCGCCGCGCAGGAAAGGGCGGTGGAAGCCGCCCGCAAATCCTATATCGCCGAGGCCCGCAAAATCTCCGCCCGCCGCTGGAAATTTGCCGCGGAACTGAATGCCCGGGTCCAGCGCGAACTCGCCCCCCTGAAGCTGGAGAAGGCCCGCTTCGTGACCAGCATCGAAACGCTGGAGGAATCCGACTGGGGGCCGCACGGTCTCGACCGCATCGCCTTTCTGGTGGCCACCAACCCCGGCGCCGATCCCGGCCCGCTGCATAAAATTGCTTCCGGCGGCGAAATGTCGCGCTTCATGCTGGCCCTCAAGGTCGTCAGCGCACAGGCGGGCAGCACCCACAGCTTCATCTTCGACGAGGTGGACACAGGGATAGGCGGCGGCACGGCGGATGCCGTGGGCGAACGCCTCTCAAGATTGGCGAAGGAAAAGCAGGTGCTTGTGGTGACCCACGCCCCGCAGATCGCCGCCCGCGCAAAACATCACTGGGTTGTGGAAAAATCCGGGGATGAAACGGTGAGTACAACGATTACCCCGCTCGAATCTCGCGCCCAACGGGCGGAGGAAATCGCAAGGATGCTCGCGGGAGCCGTCATCACGCCCGAAGCCCGCGCCGCCGCCGAAAGCCTGCTCCGCACCGGAACGGACTAG
- a CDS encoding CDP-alcohol phosphatidyltransferase family protein, with protein MSDSEKPEEEGQKETRGDCYAEGERGFMDWNQSLRGRVLRPVLKFLNDHDITPNTLTLFSLLAGLLAALALPFLNILGLVLLLVHVLLDGIDGPLARSTGTASKKGSFTDTASDQIVVFAVMLALVSMNAAGAAAAMVYVFSYTVVVGFAIIRNRLNIPYSWLIRPRFIVYAWIPVSFWLAPLWTLDFLLWSCNVLLVAKVVTGFLKIREKI; from the coding sequence ATGAGTGATTCTGAAAAACCGGAAGAAGAAGGACAAAAAGAAACCAGGGGCGATTGTTATGCCGAGGGTGAGCGCGGGTTCATGGACTGGAACCAAAGTCTGCGCGGGCGGGTGCTGCGGCCCGTGCTTAAGTTTTTGAACGATCACGATATCACCCCCAATACGCTGACGCTCTTTTCGCTGCTGGCGGGGTTGCTGGCGGCTCTGGCCCTGCCGTTTCTGAATATCCTGGGGCTGGTTCTCCTGCTGGTTCATGTGTTGCTGGACGGGATCGACGGGCCGTTGGCGCGGTCTACGGGAACGGCCTCGAAAAAGGGATCGTTCACCGATACGGCCAGCGACCAGATTGTGGTCTTCGCCGTCATGCTGGCGCTGGTGTCCATGAATGCGGCGGGCGCGGCGGCGGCGATGGTTTACGTTTTCTCCTATACGGTGGTTGTCGGGTTTGCGATCATCCGCAACCGTCTGAACATCCCTTATAGCTGGCTGATCCGTCCGCGTTTTATTGTGTATGCTTGGATTCCGGTGTCCTTCTGGCTTGCGCCCTTGTGGACTCTGGACTTTTTGCTCTGGTCGTGTAACGTGTTGCTGGTTGCAAAAGTCGTCACAGGCTTCTTGAAAATCAGGGAGAAAATATGA
- the ligA gene encoding NAD-dependent DNA ligase LigA yields MSSNKEKTHEDAGARHAELVAEIRRHDAAYYTHDAPIVSDAEYDALRQELEELEARYPGLITPDSPTQTIGAAPSSGFKKVRHAAPMLSLSNAFTQEDIEDFIGKIRRFLGLPDDTQIELVAEPKIDGLSCSLRYEKGKLVQAATRGDGAEGEDITANVKTIPDVPHTLKPGAPDILEVRGEIYMDRKKFMSWNAEQAAITKKPFANPRNAAAGSVRQLDATKTAGRPLHFFGYALGEVSEKFATSQEEIRKKLADWGIPETPYRLCKNTTEIMAFYDSLLQRRADLNYEIDGVVYKVNRLDWQERLGFVSRSPRWATAHKFPAEQAITRLEAIDIQVGRTGALTPVARLEPITVGGVVVSNATLHNEDEIKRKDIRVGDYVVIQRAGDVIPQVVKVLTEKREPGSLEYQYPDLCPVCGSHAIREEGEAVRRCTGGLICPAQAVERLKHFVSRLAFDIEGLGSKIIEQFWEEELVRSPADIFTLEERNESSLTPIRNKEGWGDLSEKNLFTAINSRRTIPLNRFIFALGIRQVGEATAKKLAVVYGTLDNLKSSLITAQDENSETRADLLSIEDIGPSVADDLIGFFAEDHNLEQLDRLQSLLTIEPYEAPKVGDSAVAGKTVVFTGTLTKLTRAEAKAGAERLGAKVAGSVSKKTDYVIAGEDAGSKLKKAQELGVKILTEDEWLTLISTT; encoded by the coding sequence ATGAGTTCGAATAAAGAAAAAACACACGAAGATGCAGGAGCCCGCCACGCCGAACTGGTGGCGGAAATCCGCAGGCACGACGCGGCCTATTACACCCACGACGCGCCCATAGTCTCCGACGCCGAATACGACGCCCTGAGGCAGGAGCTGGAAGAACTCGAAGCCAGATACCCCGGCCTCATCACCCCCGACAGCCCGACTCAAACCATCGGCGCCGCGCCCTCCTCCGGCTTCAAAAAAGTCCGCCACGCCGCCCCGATGCTCTCCCTCTCCAATGCCTTTACACAGGAGGATATCGAAGATTTCATCGGAAAAATCCGCCGCTTCCTCGGCCTGCCCGACGACACGCAAATAGAACTCGTCGCCGAGCCGAAAATCGACGGCCTCTCCTGCTCCCTCCGCTACGAAAAGGGAAAACTGGTGCAGGCCGCGACACGCGGCGACGGCGCGGAGGGCGAGGATATCACAGCCAACGTCAAAACCATCCCCGATGTGCCGCACACGCTCAAACCCGGCGCACCGGATATTCTTGAAGTCCGCGGCGAAATCTACATGGACCGTAAAAAGTTCATGAGCTGGAACGCGGAGCAGGCCGCAATCACCAAAAAACCCTTCGCCAACCCGCGCAACGCGGCGGCGGGCAGCGTTCGCCAGCTTGACGCAACGAAAACCGCAGGCCGCCCGCTGCATTTCTTCGGCTACGCGCTGGGCGAAGTCAGCGAAAAATTTGCAACCTCGCAGGAAGAAATCAGAAAAAAACTCGCCGACTGGGGCATCCCCGAAACACCGTATAGGCTCTGCAAAAACACAACCGAAATCATGGCGTTTTACGACAGCCTCCTGCAACGCCGTGCTGATCTCAACTACGAAATCGACGGCGTGGTGTATAAGGTGAACAGGCTGGACTGGCAGGAACGCCTCGGCTTCGTCTCCCGCTCCCCGCGCTGGGCCACCGCGCATAAATTCCCGGCGGAGCAGGCCATCACAAGACTGGAGGCAATCGACATTCAGGTCGGGCGAACAGGAGCTCTCACCCCCGTCGCACGACTGGAGCCGATCACCGTCGGCGGCGTGGTGGTCAGCAATGCCACGCTGCATAACGAGGATGAAATCAAACGCAAGGATATCCGCGTCGGCGATTATGTGGTCATTCAACGGGCCGGCGACGTCATCCCGCAGGTCGTAAAAGTCCTGACCGAAAAACGCGAACCCGGAAGCTTGGAATATCAATACCCCGATCTTTGTCCCGTTTGCGGTTCCCACGCGATCCGGGAGGAGGGCGAAGCCGTGCGCCGCTGCACCGGCGGCCTCATCTGCCCCGCGCAGGCCGTCGAGCGCCTGAAACATTTCGTCTCCCGTCTCGCCTTCGATATTGAGGGGCTGGGCAGCAAGATCATCGAACAATTCTGGGAGGAGGAACTCGTGCGTTCCCCCGCCGATATCTTCACGCTGGAGGAACGCAACGAATCAAGCCTCACGCCCATCCGTAATAAGGAAGGCTGGGGCGACCTCTCGGAAAAAAATCTCTTCACCGCCATCAATTCCCGCCGCACGATTCCGTTGAACCGTTTTATCTTCGCGCTCGGCATCCGCCAGGTGGGCGAGGCGACAGCGAAGAAGCTCGCCGTTGTTTACGGCACACTCGATAACCTGAAATCTTCCCTCATCACCGCGCAGGATGAAAACAGCGAAACCCGCGCCGACCTTCTGTCCATCGAGGATATCGGCCCCAGTGTCGCCGACGATCTCATCGGCTTTTTTGCAGAAGACCACAATCTCGAACAACTAGATCGTTTGCAATCGTTACTGACTATCGAACCTTACGAAGCGCCGAAGGTGGGCGACAGCGCCGTGGCGGGAAAAACCGTGGTCTTCACCGGAACGCTGACCAAACTCACCCGCGCCGAAGCGAAAGCGGGCGCCGAACGTCTCGGCGCTAAAGTCGCGGGCTCCGTCTCGAAAAAAACCGATTACGTGATCGCGGGCGAGGACGCCGGATCAAAACTCAAAAAAGCGCAGGAACTCGGCGTAAAAATCCTGACCGAGGACGAATGGCTTACCCTCATCAGCACAACATAG
- a CDS encoding NAD(P)(+) transhydrogenase (Re/Si-specific) subunit beta: MVLSSLAYLAASVLFILALRGLSHPVTARRGLQYGMGGMALAILTTLLSPHVNTYMLIVLGIAIGGAIGTTIAKKIAMTELPQLMAAFHSLVGLAAVCVAAAAFYNPVAYGIGTANDIHLSSLIEMALGAAIGAVTFTGSIVAWGKLQGTISGKPVVFEGQHKLNAGLGVLLALLILMLCLTGSGFYFWTVVLVSLALGVLMIIPIGGADMPVIVSMLNSYSGWAAAGIGFTLHNNLLIVTGALVGASGAILSYIMCKGMNRSFFNVILGGFGGEQAAGAAAAHGDRNAKIGAADDAAYIMKNAARVIIVPGYGMAVSQAQHALREMGDILKKAGVDVKYAIHPVAGRMPGHMNVLLAEANVPYDEVFEMEDINRDFAQADVAYVIGANDITNPSAKTDPSSPIYGMPVLDVEKSKTVLFVKRSMGSGYAGIDNPLFFEANTLMLLGDAKKMTEEIIKALEH, translated from the coding sequence ATGGTCTTATCGTCGCTTGCCTATCTTGCCGCCTCGGTGCTGTTCATCCTTGCGCTGCGGGGGCTTTCGCATCCGGTGACGGCGCGGCGCGGCCTGCAATACGGTATGGGCGGGATGGCGCTGGCCATTCTGACCACCCTGCTCTCGCCGCACGTGAATACCTATATGCTGATCGTGCTGGGCATTGCCATCGGCGGCGCCATCGGCACGACGATTGCCAAGAAAATCGCCATGACGGAGCTGCCGCAGCTGATGGCCGCGTTTCACTCTCTGGTCGGACTCGCGGCGGTGTGCGTGGCGGCAGCGGCTTTCTATAATCCCGTGGCCTACGGGATCGGCACGGCCAACGACATTCATCTGTCCAGCCTGATCGAAATGGCACTGGGCGCGGCGATCGGGGCGGTGACCTTTACGGGGTCGATTGTGGCGTGGGGGAAATTGCAAGGCACGATTTCGGGCAAGCCCGTGGTGTTCGAGGGGCAGCACAAGCTGAATGCCGGGCTTGGTGTTTTGCTGGCGCTTTTGATCCTCATGCTGTGCCTGACCGGGTCGGGGTTTTATTTCTGGACGGTCGTGCTTGTGTCCCTGGCGCTGGGTGTGCTGATGATCATTCCTATCGGCGGGGCGGATATGCCGGTGATCGTTTCGATGCTGAATTCCTATTCGGGATGGGCGGCGGCGGGCATCGGGTTCACGCTGCATAATAATTTGCTGATCGTCACGGGGGCGCTGGTCGGCGCTTCGGGCGCGATCCTCTCCTATATCATGTGCAAGGGGATGAACCGTTCGTTCTTCAATGTCATTCTCGGCGGGTTCGGCGGAGAGCAGGCGGCGGGCGCGGCGGCGGCTCATGGAGACCGCAATGCAAAAATCGGCGCCGCGGATGATGCCGCCTATATCATGAAGAACGCAGCGCGGGTGATTATCGTGCCCGGATACGGGATGGCGGTGTCGCAGGCGCAGCACGCGTTGAGGGAAATGGGCGATATTCTCAAAAAAGCGGGCGTTGATGTGAAATACGCGATCCATCCGGTTGCGGGGCGGATGCCGGGGCATATGAACGTGCTGCTGGCCGAGGCGAACGTGCCCTATGACGAGGTCTTCGAGATGGAGGATATCAACCGCGATTTCGCGCAGGCGGACGTGGCGTATGTCATCGGGGCGAACGATATCACCAACCCGTCGGCCAAGACGGATCCCTCCTCCCCCATTTACGGGATGCCGGTTCTGGATGTCGAAAAATCCAAGACCGTGCTGTTCGTCAAGCGGTCCATGGGCTCGGGTTATGCCGGGATCGACAACCCGCTGTTCTTCGAGGCGAATACGCTGATGCTGCTGGGAGATGCCAAAAAGATGACCGAGGAGATCATCAAGGCTCTGGAGCATTGA
- a CDS encoding alpha/beta fold hydrolase, whose product MSSSVPKLEERFREPPGWRWHHFTRNGRTIRFGSVFPKDSIPDAIVVCFPGLGEFAEKYFELARTMNGNNFAFWVMDWMGQGGSGRYLPNPEKRHAGPFSEDVADMHYFILEYIKHSSVHPDRGRIPLALLAHSMGANIALHFLSKNPKMFECAGFTAPLIGIKALSGVPLPLASLAANVCGLLMGTQYVSGGKDWTLERHAPEGPKRLSGDPVRGNVHNLWCEANPTLKVGDVTYGWVKQAHKSCALLQRPEVHQAIETPCFFALAENEHLVDNGRARAVIGALKNAEFIDIPGAHHEILMDYDAVRDEFLQGFMKLVKVSILDRPETLKPF is encoded by the coding sequence ATGAGTTCCTCCGTTCCCAAACTTGAAGAGCGTTTCCGCGAACCTCCGGGATGGCGCTGGCATCATTTCACACGCAACGGGCGGACAATCCGCTTCGGGTCGGTTTTCCCAAAGGACAGCATCCCGGACGCCATCGTGGTCTGCTTCCCCGGCCTGGGCGAGTTCGCCGAGAAATATTTTGAGTTGGCGCGGACAATGAACGGCAACAATTTCGCGTTCTGGGTCATGGACTGGATGGGGCAAGGCGGGTCGGGGCGGTATCTGCCCAATCCTGAAAAACGCCACGCCGGGCCGTTTAGCGAAGACGTGGCCGATATGCATTATTTTATCCTCGAATATATCAAGCATTCGAGCGTGCATCCCGACCGCGGGCGGATTCCGCTGGCGCTGCTCGCGCATTCGATGGGGGCGAATATCGCGCTGCATTTCCTTTCGAAAAATCCGAAGATGTTCGAGTGTGCGGGGTTTACCGCGCCGCTGATCGGGATCAAGGCGCTTTCCGGCGTTCCTCTGCCTTTGGCCAGTCTTGCGGCGAATGTCTGCGGCCTTCTTATGGGAACGCAGTACGTTTCGGGCGGGAAGGACTGGACTCTTGAGCGGCACGCGCCGGAAGGGCCGAAGCGGCTTTCGGGCGATCCGGTGCGGGGGAATGTGCATAATCTTTGGTGCGAAGCGAACCCAACCCTGAAAGTCGGCGATGTGACCTATGGCTGGGTTAAACAGGCGCACAAATCCTGCGCCCTGCTGCAAAGGCCCGAGGTTCATCAGGCGATTGAAACGCCCTGTTTCTTTGCGCTGGCGGAAAACGAGCATCTTGTGGATAACGGACGGGCGCGGGCGGTGATCGGCGCCCTGAAAAACGCCGAATTTATTGATATCCCCGGCGCCCATCATGAAATCCTGATGGATTACGATGCGGTGCGCGACGAATTCCTGCAGGGTTTCATGAAACTGGTGAAAGTCTCCATCTTAGACCGCCCGGAGACCTTGAAACCTTTCTGA
- a CDS encoding VOC family protein, whose amino-acid sequence MDQRVSLITLGVKDIKKSRAFYEALGWTPVKHEHGDSIVFFQCLGMVLALYPHDLLAEDAGVSPAKKDEFSGITLAYNVNGKEEVHAAVEQARKAGAKILKEPQDVFWGGYHSYAADPDGHLWEIAFNPFTLIDGKGQFMMEKCDD is encoded by the coding sequence ATGGACCAGCGGGTCAGCCTCATCACGCTCGGTGTGAAGGACATCAAAAAATCCCGCGCCTTTTATGAGGCTTTGGGCTGGACCCCCGTCAAGCACGAACATGGCGACAGCATCGTGTTTTTCCAATGTCTCGGCATGGTTCTGGCTCTCTATCCGCACGATCTTTTGGCGGAGGATGCGGGCGTTTCCCCCGCGAAAAAAGATGAATTCTCCGGCATCACGCTGGCCTATAACGTGAACGGCAAGGAAGAGGTTCACGCCGCCGTCGAACAGGCCCGCAAGGCCGGCGCGAAAATCCTCAAGGAACCGCAGGACGTCTTCTGGGGCGGCTACCACAGCTACGCCGCCGACCCCGATGGCCACCTCTGGGAAATTGCCTTCAACCCTTTCACTTTGATCGACGGCAAGGGGCAGTTTATGATGGAAAAGTGCGACGACTAA
- a CDS encoding metallophosphoesterase family protein, producing the protein MANGAVISDLHLFARRTETHRIIETLLELPADLEHLVLNGDIVDFRWSSYPSEAETVAAGKLWLQGLLEQRPALRVYYVMGNHDCSAPWAEALDQLSPERFTWSPTHVKLGSHLFLHGDLVTGEKNPFIRVLTSSHKHFASSGALDRFYHALIHTKIHVGVSRMHGPERYVPKVERALRTYGADFLYDTSDIYFGHTHEPFSDYEYRGLRFHNTGSAVRHIKMQALRFRHE; encoded by the coding sequence ATGGCCAACGGCGCCGTCATTTCCGATCTGCATCTTTTCGCCCGTCGCACCGAAACCCACCGTATTATTGAGACTCTTCTTGAACTTCCCGCCGATCTTGAGCATTTGGTGCTCAACGGGGATATCGTCGATTTCCGCTGGTCGTCCTATCCTTCCGAAGCCGAAACCGTTGCGGCGGGAAAACTGTGGCTGCAAGGGCTGCTGGAGCAGCGGCCCGCTCTGCGTGTTTATTATGTCATGGGCAATCACGATTGCTCGGCGCCGTGGGCGGAGGCGCTGGATCAACTCTCCCCGGAGCGGTTTACGTGGTCGCCGACTCATGTGAAGCTTGGGTCACATCTGTTCCTGCACGGCGATCTGGTGACGGGGGAGAAGAACCCGTTTATCCGGGTGTTGACGTCCTCGCACAAGCACTTTGCCTCCTCGGGCGCTTTGGACCGGTTTTACCATGCGCTGATCCATACCAAAATTCATGTGGGCGTCAGCCGGATGCATGGGCCGGAGCGTTATGTTCCGAAAGTCGAGCGGGCGTTGCGAACTTATGGGGCGGATTTTCTTTATGATACTTCCGACATTTATTTCGGGCATACGCATGAGCCGTTTTCGGATTATGAATATAGGGGGCTGCGGTTTCATAATACCGGATCAGCGGTGCGTCACATTAAAATGCAGGCGTTGAGGTTTCGACATGAGTGA